ttaactcTTTAACTGCCAACCCTGAGCTGTACTTGTCATAAAAGATTGTACCAATATCCCCAATGACTGAGTCACACTCGTCCTGCCCATGTTATGCTGCTCCCAAGACCGAAGACATGTTATGGTCGCCAAATGCGTTGCTTGCAATTTTCAACACCAGAGGGAGACACATCTCCGCGAACAAAACACATTTCGCACCTTTAACGTGTGTTTTAAGCCTGACAACAGTCATTTCCTAATGACATCACACATGAAAAATGCCAATGCCAGCGCTGTCCTGAGAAAAAGAGTTGCTTTTTGAAGCAGTTCAGGCAGCAGCATTACTGACGATCTAAAGTGTTTTCGACAGTGACCAACTTCGTTCAAAAGCTGGAGACGTCTTCAGATGATGGCAACGACGCGCTCGGTAGTGCATGCTTACTAATGATGAAACCTTGTATCTGTTAAGACACAGCAACTTTTATGCACTCTGCAATGTGTTATAGTGCATCGGATGAAATAATTACCACGCTGTATAGTACACTGCAACCCATTACCATGCCATGCACGGAGGGAAAGCCACCCTCAAGagcagctttctttttaaggGGGGATGCTAGGTTGAACAGCCAACTTTGGCACCACTGAACCAACTGTGATACAATTTTCAGGGATGGTGTATCTTCTCATTAGACTACATTCAAAATTTCAGCTCCCTAGCTCAAACAGAAAAGAAGTTATGGCTATCATAATAAGCAGTCAGATGTGTCTGCTTAAGAAAACTATCATTTCGAAAACAATGGAGTAATACTAACTGTTGATAATTAGATATCTTCTAGAATGTGTATAGTGCAGGATAAGGCTGGCTACATGTTTTTATACCATTTGTGTAAAAGTTCAATTTTTTGTTGTGATTATATGTCAGACATCTCGAAATATTTTGTGTTAGAAAATATTTAGCCACCTAAAGAGTACCTTACCTTGTTCCTGAGAAAATTCCAGTCGAGAAACCACCTTGAAAGCAGCCTTTGGCAATGCAGTTtggaaatgatagttttcctaacAGTTCTAACGGTGTTGTTTTCTCAAAAACTGCAAACTGAGAAAAATGAGCAAAGGTTTCAAACATGCTATTTTAttttggggtaaaaaaaaatattactcaAAGTGCCCTGCTTCATAGGTCGGGCCCTCCTCTTCAACACGATGCTGCTCTGTGGCGATTGCTTCTagcctttttattctttttttcagctTTAGAGCTGTCTATTGCCCTTGCCTTCACTCGTGAAATACTTTGATGGCCTGCTTGCTGGACGTGCTTCATCGTCTGGACTCCATGTTCTAGTTCCAGCTTTTCAAGCACTCTCTTGATGCCACGTGCAACCTCGTCAAATTCTAGTACAGTCTGCAGTACTATTCTAGTAGCTCTGCAACCTCCACGGTTCTTAGTGATGTAAATTCGGTATTCGGGTAAAGAACCAACATTGGAGTTTCAAAAGTTCACGTCTGTCGCCAGAGGCAGGCATGCAGCCAGGCAGCCATCCAAAAGTAACCACGCGCAGGGAGGATGTGCTTTCAATCGCCCACACAACGGAGAGAAATGGGACGTTGTGTGATCAAGAAGACAGAGGGAGATGAAAAAATGTTAAAGGAAAGTTTGAGGGGCTTTACGTTTACTGCTGCAAGCCAGAAGCGAGGGTGCGGCGAGAGAGCGAAAGCAGCAATCGAGTCATGTGTCCGCCTCGTTTTGGAGAGGCAATGACATGTGCCCCTGAACTTGATGCCCCGTAGCAGATACGCCAACAGAAGAAAGATAAAAACCTTCAAACCAGCGGAGATGGCAGAACAACCCTTGAACCCATAACCACATGCGTGACGCATGATCCAGCGAATGCAGAGCGACCATGCCATTCAGCAAAGAAATAGATGGAGTGACAGTCACCCCGTACTCTTCAATACATGTACCAAAACAGTGCGGGACGAAAATACGAACTTGTAGAAAGTTTCAAAAGATGGCGGCCAGTTCAGGAGCGCCAGCTTTGCGCTCCAGCACGAAATTTTGAACGCACAATAAAGAACGCACCGGTACGTCAGTGACACTGTGGGGGGAAGCACGAAGACAAACCGGTACGTCCGTGACGGCGAAAGGTTTAAACCAGCAATCTAAAACAACTCAAAAttaaaaacacaattttttttccgaaaatcCGTATTTTAGTTCCACATCCCCCTTAAACATTTGTCAACTCTAACCAGAAACCAATGAAGTAATACATTTTCAGAATTAGAAGTACACAGATAAATTTACGACTACTTAAAAATTTTTTCAAAGCATCCGAAAATGACTCTCAAGAGGTCCTACTTTCACCACAGCAGTCGCCGGCCTAGACACTCAATAAGATTATTTCGCGCTAAAGAGAACGCAAATGAGACTGGACTCTATAAGCACCACTGAAGTTCTTCAGATCTTGTGCCATCAAGCATAAACCAACCTTTAGAGGAAGCCAAAGTGTCAATAAATGCCTTTGTACCTCCATTCTCAGTCACATTTTTCAAAACCTTGGTGGTTTTGAATCTAGTTTTCTGGATGATTTTTTTCATCAAACTCTTTAGAAAATGTATCAATGAAGTTTCACTGCATTTGCCATCACTACCTCACATTTAAGAGGCTTTCCTTGAAGTACTCAATATTTCATGATTTTCAAGGCTTTGCAAATGGCACTTCAAAAATCAATAGTTTTCAGTAGTGTTACTACAGCCTCTTAGTACTATACACTGAACTTGCATGTACAGCCGGCAGTAAAAGTTTACGGGATGTGGGTGTGTAGAAAAATCAATTCTGGGACCGTCACGTCTCGCGAGCCAACCACATGAAAGGACAGCACGTATGAGGGGCTGTGCATGCTCCATCCATTAATACCAATACCAGGAGGTGGCATGAAACAGCACTGCGATGAATCTGATCCTCAGCACTCACAATCATCAAACTCTTGCTGCCGATTGAGCCAGCAGCACCAAGATCCATGAAACACAAGCTTCCAAAGCTGCGTTTTGATGCGAGATTGACAGTAAAATACGCAACCAGCTGTCCTTCAAAGTGCATGCAGTTCTCAATTCTGTCAAGAAAATGAGCACCttagagtgtatatatatatgtacctCTCTTGACGCCAGAACCCGCcggcaagcaagaaaaaaatgaccACAAAATTCCATCCAACCCAATCATATGAGGCCTTCCCTACAATAATTTCAGGCCCAACAGCATCCCACCATTCCATTCAAAAACATATTTTGAAGACCTGTGCCCTGAACTGAAAGAATGGAGCCATGCACACATGGAACTTACTCTGTGAGAGAACCACCGTGTATGAAGGCAAGAGCGCCTCATCGCCTTTCAGGATGCACACAGATGTTGTGTACCACAGACTTGGCTCGACCCAATTCTCGCTTCTCAGTCCAGGCGCTAAGTCTCTCACTTGGCACGTGCACTGAGAGGTTTTCCATTCGTGTCAGGTACTGAAAATGTAAAAGCAATCACATGAATTAGCAAAGAAGTTGCAAGAATGTTTGCGCACCTTTGAATTGGAGTCATCAATATTTACGTGCTGAAGCTATAAGGCATCAGGGCTGGAATTTAGTGAGGAAGTTTCTAGGATAAAAAATTTATGACTCATGAAAAACTTACTAAAAAAAAGTTACGACTGCGTGGATCCTCGAGTAATTACATAAAAATCCTAATGTCTTTAATGCTGCAATTTCTAACCACTGCAGCACTTAGTACACAACTGTGTACATGACCGCCAGAAAATAGCAGTTAATTTTTCCACAATACAAAACTAGCTTTAATTAGGTCTAAATATACTGTTAAGGTGGAAAAACCCTTCCTTGAATTTAAATGATGAGTGCAGTCTAAAAGGATATGCCCACTTTGCACAACAACAGCCATACCAACAAGCTGTAAAGGTAAAAAATTTAATTTCTAGAAAACATTCCGAGACAGAATAGGTGACGAGAGCTGCTTGTGCTAATTTAATTAGTGAGGATGGACTATAACAAAATGCCAAGAAAAATTGATGATTGCCTAGctctgttaagccaggatatacgtagcgtaagcgcggcgacatctggtttggaagagttaatatatgaaaggtgCTCATTCACTACATGCGTCCTTATTCACTGTTAAACCTGGAGCTTTAGTGGCGGAGTTGTAGCAtctccgcctcaaatgccaaaggccctggtacgatccccagcctcgacacagggttttttttaTTGAGTGAGTGTGCAGGAGGGGTTGATCACgcggttggccacgtggtcggtcacatagcgcggagcagctgccggtgacgtggcgccgtggctggtcacatgattgatcacacggttggtcacgtgaccagtcacgtggtgcggtttccagaagatgcgcagaccggcgaggcgtgCGAGGCGTGCGAGGCAtgcgcggcggcggcgcgccagctgtgtgccgtgtgatgtcactgccccccgcgcatgcgcagcacggctctccaggaaccacgcgaaactgctcagccTTGGCACAGAGAAAGGAACAAAGCGTTAGCGACTCACTCTAATGCAGAACAGGAGAAGGCACGACGACGCCACTCTTGACCATGGTCCCAGCTGCCTTGGAAGCTTCAGCTGGGCTTTTTTGCAGCTCCATTTCAGAAGCCCTGGCCATCATGTCATTTGCCTGATCAGACATCAACTGCTGCGTGAAATCCCCAGCATCTCTTCTTTCCCGGTTTTGCTTGAGTTGTTGAGTTGAACCCTTGATGTCGGGAGCAGCTACACCCGGccttttctgtggctgttgtGCAGAGCCAGCGATGTTGAAAACTCGCAGATCCTGAGAACAGACCGAAAGGCAGCAATGTCTACACATCCCGTCCATATCTAAATCTGCCATCCCATACTGCCTTGGTCGGATTTGATTCTTCTTTTGGATTTGCTTATCACCAATGTAAAGCTGTACTAATGGCACCCTTTGAATATACTTCTGCTACGTGAGAAGGACAGTCGTCCTCACTTTTCATGACCTTCCGAGTCTTCCGGGCTGCCGCATCTGCTCCTGCTGTGCAACCCAAAAGCAAGCCATGTAGACAAAAGACTTATGACCGGAGGTGTACATACAAGGCGCAATATTGCATGCTATGATTGTGATGCTACGTTTGTAAGCAGACATCAATGATTTCCCGAACAGAGCGATGCAACAGTCCACCGCAAGCCCCCTGCAATGACACCCAGCTTGTGGGTGGAAGGAAGCTGGAAAGAGTGAAAGTTAACATTCCTCCACTTTTGAACAGAGACAAGTCAGTCTACTTGATGGCAAGAGTGCATACTGTCATTTTCGGGGAGCCACCTCCCGTTCTGCCCTCTTCAAAAAGTGTGTCGGCAATCCGTTCAGCAACTGCTTGCAGGCTCGGCCAAAACAATCCTGCAATGCAGACTATCCACATTACAAACATAGCCACCCGTTTACCTTGTTACCAAGGATAACCACGGACACGTTTGCAATAGGAAGCACAGTAGCATATGGCCCTGCAGAAATAATTTAGCCAAAGTACAGTCTATATAGTGCAGCTCCTAAGAAAGCATTTCTTGAAGACTCAGCTACCTGAAGCACAGAGTTTGTACTCTCAAACCTGCCGTCAATAATTTAGGCCCCCGAGTAAGTAGAATTTTTGGAGACAAAAGGTATTAAGTTTTGCAATTGTTAACATTGCTTTCTACTTCAGTTGGAATCTGTGTAGCAGTGCACTAAACCTTCCGTGCTTATCCTCTTGGAAATTTCCTTTAGCATCATTCaaaaattcattcattcacaaTTATGTGCCTCATTCCTTGGCACAGAGGAAAACATCTTTTTAAGGAGGAAGCTTATAAACGAAAGAGCCCAATTTTTTAGTGTGCTACACATCTAGAACCATGGTGCCAAATGTTCTTGACCATCTTATAATGGAGACCATACAAACAACTGAAAGTACCTTGGCTTGTTAGTAAAGGCTTTTTGAGTTGGGTGCCTAAGTCTACTTAGGTAATATGGTACTTGCGAAGTATGTACACAAGTTCCGGAAAGAATTGTAAACCATgagatttaacatcccaaagcagcaGCACATTGTCTATGAGGgatgcagtagtgaagggctctggattaatttagaccacccccGGTTCTCCGACTTGCGCAGACATCGCAATGCACaaaggcaccttttgcgtttcgcctcaatcgaagcATAGCCACCATTGCGGGAAATGGACCCAGAAAGATTACGAGTGCCTACATGGACCAATTTTCATGAAAGGATTATTAGAGGAGGCAGTGCCACAAACACTTTAAAACCAGTGTTACAAGGAAACGTTTGATACAAGGTACTTTGCAAATGAGGATGAAACAGACCTCTTTCTGCAAATGAGGTCTATAGATCGTAATTCAAAACTTTAAACTTGTAGTTCACTGGCAACAAAACTAAGAAGTTAAGTCTTCACTGATATTTAGTCTGTAACTAGTTTCCAACCAACGAAGCTTATGCTGAAACAGACAGGAAGTATCTGTGAGCCCATGAAAGTGCTTTTAGTTGGTAATTTTTAGTCTACACATGAGCTTTCTTGAGATTAAAATTACGTTAGCTCTTGTTTACAAGCTGcttaaaaaaatatattaaagGTAAAACATCTTGATTAGTGGATTCCTGGGATCAAAATTTGAATTCCATCTACTCAGGTTTGTCAAGGCACACAACTACGACCCTCGTTAAACTGACTCAGAGGTTCTTAAGTGAGGATCGGAAGCCACAAAAAAGTCAGCTATCTTCCAAGAGCTTCGTGGCTACTCTTCAACTCCTCACTAGGGAAGAAGGTGCTATATTAAGCCACATGCAAATTCAATACTAATGGCTACCCCAGTACACATACTATATACTATGGCTTCCCAGACACCCTCGCTGCCACTTTTGAGGGGCCACGTACATACAGAATGCAGGACTGGCCCCACACAAGACCACTAACAACCAACGCCTTACACTGCCTCCCCTTTCTTAGAAGAATGGCCAGAGCATCAAATTTGGTGCTGGAAATGAAGTTGCTCTCTCTCCATCTGCTATCATCTTTGGTGACACGTGCCAAAAACCCTGGCATGCCACTCACACACAGAACATCAAACATACAAGCCCTTGCATCCGCTAGAGACTCCTTCTTCAATGATGACAGAGCATCAACAGTCAGATGTTGCGGCCAAGAGACCGAGATTTCAGTCTTCCATTTTGATAAACCACCTGCAAGATAGTACAGTGGTGACTTAACCAGTATCGCATCACCTGAAAATTTCTGAAGAATACTGACAGTTCATGCATGTTAGTACACATGTAAGTAGTCATCCAGAAAGCAGTCagtgtccacaaccacacaaacaactAGCTAAAAATTTCAAACAACCATCAAACGCAATCTATTTAAATGTGGGTGCAGTAACCTCACTGGGTGCAGCAACATAACATGAGCCTCACCTAGGTGAAGCTTGGGTTTTGTGTGTGCACTTTTCTGGAGCTGGCGATTTCCATTTTGCGCAACAATTGTCCTGAAGAGGATGCACATTACCCTTTTCATAAACTACTGAGCCAATGGTTTTGCTGCTCTCTCAAGGTTTAGAAAGTTGTCTGTGCAATGACAAAGCCATGTCAGGCAAGCAGTAtgaacagcgcaacaagaatTTACCAACCCTTAAACCTCTCCTAGCAATTTCAGTTGCTAAAAAATTCAGAGACGACAAACAGCAAGATGTCGATCTTCAGCCACTTGCAATAGCCTTTCCAGTTCTGCCATAAACCCTTCCAGGCACCACTTGCCAATCCTCTTCCAGAAAATCTTTTTTTGTGTCTAAAGACTCAATGCCAGTCTTAAGAACGCCAACTAGGTTAGCAATGCAAAACGCAAAATAGCTACTCCTTTGGAGGCATGTATTAAATTCCGTCCAAAGAGTCACACTAGATAGAAATCGTAACGTTGAGACACCCGGATCTGTCAAACGAGTAATTGGTGGACCACAGGATTACATTCTTTATTAAATTGAAACGATGCTAGAAAGGCAGGAAAAAATATATTACAGCCGAAAAAAATATCTGCGGGCAAATGGCAAAGGACATGTCACCAGGATCCAAGTTCTGAGAAATATTATTTACTGTGTTCACTCGCAATCATGAAAAATCATCCCAGTTTTAAATATCAAGAAAGTTCGATTCCCCTGAAGCAAAGAAATTGCAGCAACCTCTGCACACTCCCTGAAAATCCTGTGCATTCACATTGCACACAACTATGCAAAGGAACCCAAAAAGGTGAAATACACCCGCTATAACAAGCAGCATCTCCCTCTCTCATTACATTCATATTCATGCAAAAACCAACCTGTGCACTTTCAATCAGGGACTGCACAACAGTAACAATGAATATATACGTTACtaagagaatgaaaaaaaacaaattagGCCACAATGCACCAGAAGCATGCATCTTGCAGTATGACTTCCTCGTTCCAGCTAAAAATTTTCTATGCATTACAGTTCCTTTGTGCATTTGTGTGTGATTTGTTTTCCACACATTACAGTTCTTTTTTGTCATAAGGAAGACTGTTGAGTTTTGAACTTCATGTATATGCATGTTGTTTGCTACAAGCGTGTTTTGTCTCTATGAATTTCCTGTACGTATGTATCTATATTACTTGTTCATGTGTTGATGTTGAAGTTTCATGAACGATTTTATCTTCTACAAGCGAAAGAGTACATGTTGAATCGTAAGTTATGGTTCCAGTTAAGTGAGCTGTCTTGTGTCTTGCCTTTGTGTATGTGTATGTTGTAACTTGACTGTGTCACGTAAATTAAGGTTATAAATACCAGTGTCTTCGTCAAATAAAGACTTGCAGACAAAGCAAATTTACACTACAAATGTAACCATAAATATGTCAAAAGCTGGGCGGGCACAATCAAGACGTCCAAAATGCATGTGCATGCACATGGTGCATGTCATAAACAAGTAACAACAAATCAATGCTGCGCTGCAGTTGAATTAATCACTACAGATCACCACATCCATGAAAATTCAAAACACGAAGTGAAAATAATGAAAGGAGTGCTGTTGCATCAATTACGAAGTGAGACCGGAGGATACTTAGAATGCGTTTACAGGGTGACTGCACAGTGCATGTAATCGGCCATGAGTTATTCAAAGGAAATCAATGACGCAACACTGCCGCGGCTTGCTTGAGCTAGTCGTTATACATCATAAACAACACAGGAATGCCAGAATGATGCCGAAGTTACACCGCAATTAAAGCTATACACTTTCAATAAATCACAATTGCTAAAGAATtcaatattgttgcgggaaagaatatatttacagctatatGTACACAAGCGAagtaacagctacgagcggcactcagaacacagccagaacttcgtcttcgtccattcgttcactcgctcaatgccGTTGTTGTCGTCTACCCGCTTCAATATAGAGGAAAATTAACGAAATCTGCGCTCTTCATCGTATCAGTCAAGAAAGCCCGGTGGCATCAGTTTTTCAAGCGACTGAAACAGAGAAAATTCACTTCAGATACTGTAGAAAAAGTTTATGCATTTTGTGTGGCAAGTTCTCTCTGCATTTATGGCCGCGGTTGGTTTTTCGAGCAGCAGTTTCTGAACCGTGGGCACTCGGTGTGTGATAGAGAGAACGCAGGCGGCCCGTGTTCTGTACCGTGGAAATGGCTCAGGATAAACTGAACACGACTCGCGCGGTATTTGCGAAAATTTAGCGAACAGAATTCGCCAGCGCGACTCACCTTGGCAAACCGGCGCGTCGTGACGCTGTGACCTTCGCCGCCTCTTTTCATTGACACagaatcgaattcttggagcagGCTGGCAGGGTTCGTGGTCCCTGAAACAATGACAACACCCACACACAATATAAGCGCTATTGGCGCCGATGTGACGCCGCTGCTAGCTTCAAAGGTTAGAACGTCGCTAATGAACCGCACCGCTTTCGACGACAGCGGCAGAAATCTTCGGACTCTTGCCTGGGCGACACATGTGGTCCGAATACATGGTTCGAGCGGTATTCTGCATTAGCCGGCATCCGCAAGAACGTGAGGCAGTCGAGTACAGCCGAACGCGGACACGTTCATCCCAAACTGTACAACACGCGACCTGATACACAGCTACCACGCGCGCCATGTGCGAAACCGCGTGACcacgttgtatttttttttttggccggggTTATCACGTGACCATAACAAAGTAGCGGCAGCTGACTGACGGAGCCATAGAGCTATTACTAAGTTCTGTCAGTTTCGTGGTTTCGTTCTGCGCACGGTGGTTTCCTGCACAGCAAGTTACGCCGAAGTACCGCCGCGTCAGCACTCACAGAATGTTAAGCGTATCAGTGCGAGGCATCGACAGCGTCTCACTGATTTCACTTCCAATCAAATGGGCACCTAGCCCACCTCGGCGCTGACAGCAAGGGTTCAGTGAACTAGAACAtttacagtgttgtgcgtttttatcgtgaacactttaaaaaatttccccgcctcaaccgctggctcatgccgtgaaactgcacacagagcatgcgtattatggtaacttttgtatcgtagtaagtttcacaacggtgcttacttagttgagccgtgcatgatgcgaaaacgtaatcgtctacgtagagatcggcaaccaaaacccgcagacgacgctttttcgctgaatggcggcagtggcgccatctattttgggcagtggaaaccgtcacgacaaggccgccgaggcgagcattgcaaacaatattctttaaaaggtaaagcctcgttaaatcatttgttctgatgtTTTTCCgtttaattagtcgaaaatgttgtaagcgcttcagtagaagcagacgaaacgacaggaacggcatattcaaacggcccgcgctccttgcaaagcactcctcgacggccttgtcgtgacgctttgcgctacagCAAACAGattgcg
This portion of the Amblyomma americanum isolate KBUSLIRL-KWMA chromosome 10, ASM5285725v1, whole genome shotgun sequence genome encodes:
- the LOC144106838 gene encoding uncharacterized protein LOC144106838; protein product: MQNTARTMYSDHMCRPGKSPKISAAVVESGTTNPASLLQEFDSVSMKRGGEGHSVTTRRFAKYLTRMENLSVHVPSERLSAWTEKRELGRAKSVVHNICVHPERR